One Bufo gargarizans isolate SCDJY-AF-19 chromosome 3, ASM1485885v1, whole genome shotgun sequence DNA segment encodes these proteins:
- the LOC122931436 gene encoding protocadherin-8-like, whose protein sequence is MMDHLSILHTLLLSLMTSLSFGEIAHYYIYEEDAPGTVIAVLSDHPMFNSTERPATNFRLMKQFNNSVIHVQESDGQLTIGETIDREKICRQSPNCILALDVISFSKDQLQLINVKLEVRDINDNRPHFPSSEMHVDISESSSVGTRFPLQIAIDEDIGTNSIQNYELSSNSHFAIDVLTRVDGVKYVDLVLIKELDRESTSAYTLELVAMDGGSPSLSGNTVVNVRVLDFNDNSPAFEKSAVIVDIMEDAPVGYILLDLNAEDPDEGSNGEIIYSFSPQVSPEVRQLFKIDSKSGGVTLEGRIDFEIKQTYEFDVQAQDLSPNPLTANCKIIVNVIDVNDNAPTISITPLTSVDKGIAYISESSAMNSFVALISTTDKDSGSNSQVHCTLYGHEHFKLKQAYDDSFMIVTTSGLDREKIAEYNLTLVAEDLGFPSLKTIKQYTIRVSDENDNAPQFTKQIYELSLLENNPAGAYITALTAKDPDFGLNCKVSYKLVDAKIMGQSLSTFVAIDAESGVLRAVRSLDYEKLKQLDFEVESSDNGELQLSTRTHVKIKIIDENDNAPVITFPFLDNGLAEVMLPVNAPQNYLVLQLKATDKDDGLNGKLIYSIVQDNQRLFTMNRENGELTLTRKIDSLQDKDLSIKIAVYDSGKPPLKCNVTITFILTDSFLSNVEVVIMQTSAQQHQMDLSIVFIAVLAGGCALILFAILFVACSCKNKSNNSKTDIEDQMMKEEGKDQLLSDTTKKTESSPSISHSESCQQSLNTESENCSLTSISDECKDLTRASQSSESAFLCPSSRWQCNSSSGSISVSSQIEHLSAKDSGKGDSGKGDSDFIDSDSDASGESGKKDCCITTQKQTSSTYIGNSSAYQNTESQFGDPSSKALYPGNFTMQYEKGYSMSYSLVPTYNSYQHHRIPNVHIPHYALKESYYHSNSIPDERMHRQCGRDLISRQTTLSPPRLSRRYQEKGYNPPLTLQPCEIATTF, encoded by the exons ATGATGGATCATTTAAGCATCCTGCATACACTGTTGCTGAGTTTGATGACTTCATTATCTTTTGGGGAAATCGCTCATTACTATATCTATGAAGAGGATGCACCAGGAACAGTAATTGCAGTTTTATCAGACCACCCTATGTTTAACTCCACGGAGCGACCAGCTACCAATTTCCGCCTCATGAAGCAGTTTAACAACTCTGTTATCCATGTCCAAGAGAGTGATGGGCAGCTGACCATTGGTGAAACAATAGATCGAGAGAAGATCTGCAGACAATCTCCAAACTGTATTTTGGCACTGGATGTGATCAGTTTTTCAAAGGATCAGCTACAACTGATTAACGTGAAACTGGAGGTAAGAGATATAAATGACAACAGACCCCATTTCCCCAGCTCTGAGATGCATGTGGACATTTCTGAAAGTTCATCAGTGGGTACTCGATTTCCTTTACAAATTGCAATTGATGAAGATATTGGAACAAACTCGATCCAAAACTATGAACTCTCTTCCAATAGTCATTTTGCCATTGATGTTCTGACCAGAGTAGATGGTGTTAAATATGTTGACTTGGTGTTAATTAAAGAGTTGGACAGAGAAAGTACATCTGCATATACATTGGAACTTGTGGCTATGGATGGTGGAAGCCCATCACTTTCTGGCAATACAGTAGTTAATGTTCGTGTCCTGGACTTTAATGACAACAGTCCTGCATTTGAGAAGAGTGCTGTCATTGTGGACATCATGGAGGATGCTCCTGTAGGATACATTCTACTAGATCTTAATGCAGAAGACCCCGATGAAGGTTCAAATGGAGAAATTATTTACAGTTTCAGCCctcaggtctctccagaggtaCGTCAGCTTTTTAAAATTGATTCTAAATCTGGAGGTGTAACCCTTGAAGGCAGAATTGACTTTGAAATTAAACAGACCTATGAGTTTGATGTACAGGCTCAAGATTTAAGTCCTAATCCATTAACTGCTAACTGTAAAATAATTGTGAATGTCATTGATGTTAATGATAATGCCCCAACTATCAGCATCACTCCTCTGACTTCTGTGGACAAAGGCATAGCCTACATAAGTGAATCATCTGCAATGAACAGCTTTGTAGCGCTAATCAGCACCACTGACAAAGACTCTGGGTCAAACAGTCAAGTCCACTGCACACTGTATGGACATGAACATTTCAAGTTAAAGCAAGCTTATGATGACAGCTTCATGATAGTCACCACCTCAGGTCTTGATCGTGAAAAGATAGCAGAATATAACCTTACACTGGTGGCAGAAGATCTAGGATTCCCTTCACTGAAAACCATAAAGCAATATACCATCAGGGTGAGTGATGAAAACGACAATGCTCCTCAATTTACAAAGCAAATATATGAACTGTCTCTCCTGGAAAACAATCCTGCGGGTGCTTATATCACTGCACTGACTGCTAAAGACCCAGATTTTGGGCTCAATTGCAAAGTATCTTATAAACTAGTTGATGCAAAAATAATGGGCCAATCATTATCCACATTTGTTGCTATTGACGCAGAGTCTGGTGTATTACGAGCTGTAAGGTCTTTGGACTATGAAAAGCTTAAACAGCTGGATTTTGAGGTTGAATCGTCTGACAATGGTGAACTACAGCTTTCAACCCGCACTCATGTGAAAATCAAAATTATAGATGAGAATGACAATGCACCCGTGATAACATTCCCTTTCTTGGACAATGGATTGGCTGAAGTTATGTTGCCAGTCAATGCTCCACAAAATTACTTAGTTTTACAGCTTAAAGCCACAGATAAAGATGATGGACTGAATGGCAAGCTGATTTACTCTATTGTACAGGATAACCAGAGACTATTTACCATGAACCGAGAGAATGGCGAGTTAACATTAACCAGGAAAATTGACTCATTGCAGGATAAAGACTTGAGTATCAAAATTGCTGTCTATGACAGCGGAAAGCCTCCCTTAAAATGCAACGTAACTATAACATTTATTCTCACTGATTCATTTCTATCGAATGTAGAAGTAGTGATTATGCAAACATCTGCACAACAGCACCAGATGGACTTGTCCATAGTCTTCATAGCTGTTCTAGCTGGAGGCTGTGCCTTGATCCTATTTGCCATTTTGTTTGTGGCCTGTTCTTGTAAAAACAAGTCCAACAATTCCAAGACAGACATTGAAGACCAAATGATGAAAGAAGAAGGAAAAGACCAACTACTAAGTGATACAACTAAGAAGACTGAGTCAAGCCCTTCTATCTCTCATTCTGAATCATGTCAGCAGTCACTTAACACTGAGTCAGAAAACTGCAGCCTAACATCCATAAGTGATGAGTGCAAAGACCTCACAAGAGCTTCACAA AGTTCAGAATCTGCCTTTTTATGTCCTTCATCCAGATGGCAATGCAACAGCTCTTCAGGGAGTATAAG tgtaAGTTCTCAAATTGAACATTTAAGTGCAAAGGACAGTGGCAAAGGAGACAGTGGCAAAGGAGACAGTGACTTTATTGACAGCGACTCTGATGCTAGTGGAGAAAGTGGGAAAAAAGACTGCTGTATAACCACACAGAAACAAACTA GTTCCACATACATTGGAAACTCATCAGCATACCAAAATACTGAAAGTCAATTTGGTGATCCAAGCAGTAAAGCTCTCTATCCTGGAAATTTTACAATGCAATATGAAAAGGGATACTCCATGTCTTATTCCTTAGTCCCCACTTACAACTCATACCAACATCATAGAATACCCAACGTGCATATCCCCCATTATGCACTGAAAGAATCCTACTATCATAGCAACAGTATACCAGATGAAAGGATGCACAGACAATGTGGACGAGACTTGATTAGTAGACAGACCACACTCTCTCCACCCAGACTGTCCAGAAGATACCAGGAAAAAGGTTATAATCCACCACTCACATTACAACCTTGTGAAATAGCAACTACTTTTTAG